The following coding sequences lie in one Cannabis sativa cultivar Pink pepper isolate KNU-18-1 chromosome 5, ASM2916894v1, whole genome shotgun sequence genomic window:
- the LOC133038269 gene encoding uncharacterized protein LOC133038269, giving the protein MENGEPRRSTRLNERAAVRDRARGRGRGGAHGRGRGRGRGNQHVPAEAVIQENQNAPVNGQQPGQGGGNHEVPAGVVGQEHQNAPVVVPPQQEDLAQEVARLREEIRKRDEEAHNRQEQPNQGQHQFLPVQYMPVPEGRWEPIYERFRKQHPPNFEGGSDPMEAEEWLRTVEGIVEYMRLGNGDSVACAASLLKKDARIWWDVIKQTRDVAAMTWADFVQVFNKKYYSEAIRSARVNEFTNLRQGKSTIRVCSPI; this is encoded by the coding sequence ATGGAAAACGGTGAACCTAGAAGATCAACCCGGTTGAATGAAAGAGCGGCTGTAAGAGACCGAGCTAGAGGTCGGGGGCGAGGAGGTGCTCACGGTCGAGGTCGCGGTCGAGGCAGGGGAAACCAGCATGTCCCTGCCGAGGCGGTGATCCAGGAGAATCAAAATGCCCCTGTAAATGGACAACAACCAGGTCAAGGTGGGGGCAACCACGAAGTCCCTGCTGGGGTAGTTGGTCAAGAACACCAAAACGCCCCTGTAGTGGTGCCACCACAACAAGAAGATTTGGCGCAAGAAGTTGCTCGTCTCAGGGAAGAAATTAGGAAGCGAGATGAAGAGGCTCACAACCGTCAGGAACAACCCAATCAAGGACAACATCAATTTTTGCCGGTGCAATACATGCCTGTGCCGGAGGGTCGATGGGAACCaatatatgaaaggttccgcaagcaacACCCACCAAATTTTGAAGGGGGCTCAGATCCAATGGAAGCTGAGGAATGGTTAAGAACAGTGGAAGGTATTGTTGAGTACATGCGGCTCGGTAACGGAGATAGTGTAGCTTGTGCTGCTAGTTTATTGAAAAAGGATGCCCGCATCTGGTGGGATGTTATTAAACAAACACGGGATGTGGCCGCAATGACCTGGGCTGACTTTGTacaagtttttaacaaaaaatactaCAGTGAAGCAATACGCTCAGCTAGAGTTAATGAGTTCACGAACCTGAGGCAGGGTAAGTCTACGATACGAGTATGCTCGCCAATTTGA